AGCGTCCTGAAGGCCGTGCTTAAACCGAGCCTGGATATGAGACCTGGCATATTCGCATTTGAAACCGTGCTGACCAAGGATTGGGAAATTACGATACTATCGAATTTAATTACACTTACACCAGGAACACTTGTCGTTGAGGTATCGGAAGATAATCGGATTCTTTATATCCACGCGATGGATATTGCCGACAAAGATGAGGCTGTGGACAGCATTAAGAATACATTTGAAAAAGCGATTATGGAGGTGGGCAAATAATGTTCGATCTAATGCTTAAAATCGCGTTGCTAGGTGTTTCGCTTTCCATGATTGGATTCTTATACCGTTTAATCAAAGGGCCTTCCGTACCGGATCGGGTCATCGCACTCGATGCAATGGGAATCAATCTTATCGCGATCGTTGCACTTGCCTCCATTGTCATGGATACAAGCGCATATCTGGAAGCCATTCTACTGCTCGGGATCCTATCATTCATCGGAACGGTCGCTTTCGCCAAATTCCTTGAGAAAGGGGAGATAATCGAAGATGACCGCAATCGTTGAAATCCTATCGGCCCTATTCCTATTGATGGGAGTCTTTCTCTTTTTAGTCTCGGCTTTCGGCATCATCCGGCTGCCCGACGTCTATACCAGAAATCACGCTGCCTCAAAGAGCTCGACACTTGGAATCATGTTCATCCTGATCGGCACCTTGTTATATTTTTACTATGAACATGGCCATTTCGATTTCCGGGTCGTGCTAGCAATCATCTTTATCTTCATGACCAGTCCTGTTGCCGGACATTTAATCATGCGCTCGGCTTATCATACTGGCATAAAAATGTGGGATCGGAGTATCCAGGATGATTTAAAGAAAACCCGGTGATCCCTGCCATGAAAAAGAGCTGCCCTGATTACAGGAGCAGCTCTTTTCTGTTTCAATCCTTTAAAAATACTTGGTCGCCCACTCTGATTTCACCTGTTTTGATGACTGAGGCATATACGCCAAAATGATTGTTCCTTTCCTTGACGACAGTTTTCAGGAGACTTGGATCTCTATGGGAATCGCTTGGATCGACCGTTATGATCATACAACGCTCACAATGCCTTTTGATCTCCAATTCCACTTCATTTCCGATTAGAATCCTTTTTCCGAACCATTGCTCTTCTAAAAAGGGCGTTTTGTTCACTAAAGATAGCACCAAATTTTGCCTGAATCTCCTGCCATCCAGTTCTTTTCCCCAAAGCTTTGTCAATTCGCCAATCGAGGCATCACTGACAAGCAGGATGTTTTCTTCTTCAATCGCACCTAACGGAATATGTGCAGGATGATAAACAACTGGTGCTGCCTCTTGTTTCAACAACCGCTCCATTTCCTCCTGAAAGGCTTCCTCTCCCCATGTCAGCACCTGTCCTGTTGGGGTCTTCACCTTGATTTCCGGATATTGGTCAACGGTTTCCTCACCAGAAAAAGCAGCTTGATAACGGACCATTTCCGGGACTTGGGTTATCGTCAGGAATTTCCCATTTTTGCCTTTAAAGGCATGGCTGCGATCTCCATATAATCCATAATCCATCACCCTTGTTTTCTGTACCTGTTCACCAGTAAATGATTTTACAGGATGACGGGTGATTTCTTGTATATGACCAACCAGCATAAAAACACCTCTTCTCATACA
This sequence is a window from Brevibacillus sp. JNUCC-41. Protein-coding genes within it:
- a CDS encoding MOSC domain-containing protein, whose protein sequence is MLVGHIQEITRHPVKSFTGEQVQKTRVMDYGLYGDRSHAFKGKNGKFLTITQVPEMVRYQAAFSGEETVDQYPEIKVKTPTGQVLTWGEEAFQEEMERLLKQEAAPVVYHPAHIPLGAIEEENILLVSDASIGELTKLWGKELDGRRFRQNLVLSLVNKTPFLEEQWFGKRILIGNEVELEIKRHCERCMIITVDPSDSHRDPSLLKTVVKERNNHFGVYASVIKTGEIRVGDQVFLKD
- a CDS encoding Na(+)/H(+) antiporter subunit F1 is translated as MLKIALLGVSLSMIGFLYRLIKGPSVPDRVIALDAMGINLIAIVALASIVMDTSAYLEAILLLGILSFIGTVAFAKFLEKGEIIEDDRNR
- the mnhG gene encoding monovalent cation/H(+) antiporter subunit G, with translation MTAIVEILSALFLLMGVFLFLVSAFGIIRLPDVYTRNHAASKSSTLGIMFILIGTLLYFYYEHGHFDFRVVLAIIFIFMTSPVAGHLIMRSAYHTGIKMWDRSIQDDLKKTR
- a CDS encoding Na+/H+ antiporter subunit E, which codes for MSFQILLNVFLAVIWMFLKNEFNGSTFIIGYILGLGIMFVFRHFFNERFYLKRVNAVVLLLLIFARELILSNISVLKAVLKPSLDMRPGIFAFETVLTKDWEITILSNLITLTPGTLVVEVSEDNRILYIHAMDIADKDEAVDSIKNTFEKAIMEVGK